Proteins encoded by one window of Armatimonadota bacterium:
- the nuoE gene encoding NADH-quinone oxidoreductase subunit NuoE codes for MRLSDAARSAIVRLAGQFPQPRSALLGALFVAQEEAGALHPEVVAEVAALLGLPASEAAAVASFYHLYRFRPEGRHLIQVCTNVSCLLNGCRAVLDDLRRRLGIQVGETTPDGRFTLKTAECLAACEAAPVVMVGPDRHGPLRPEQIGEILERYA; via the coding sequence ATGAGGCTGTCCGACGCCGCCCGGTCGGCGATCGTGAGGCTGGCGGGACAGTTCCCGCAGCCGCGCTCCGCCCTCCTCGGCGCCCTGTTCGTGGCGCAGGAGGAGGCCGGGGCGCTCCATCCCGAGGTCGTCGCGGAGGTGGCCGCCCTGCTGGGGCTGCCGGCCTCCGAGGCGGCGGCCGTGGCGTCCTTTTACCACCTCTATCGCTTCCGGCCCGAGGGGCGCCACCTCATCCAGGTGTGCACCAACGTCAGCTGCCTGCTCAACGGGTGTCGGGCGGTGCTGGACGACCTCCGGCGCCGCCTGGGCATTCAGGTCGGCGAGACCACCCCCGACGGCCGCTTCACGCTCAAGACGGCGGAGTGCCTCGCCGCCTGCGAGGCGGCCCCGGTGGTGATGGTCGGCCCGGACCGGCACGGCCCGCTGCGGCCGGAGCAGATCGGCGAGATCCTGGAGCGCTATGCCTGA
- the nuoD gene encoding NADH dehydrogenase (quinone) subunit D, with translation MSELAREAIVLNMGPHHPSTHGVLRLMVELEGEVILRAEPVIGYLHTGFEKEMETRTYHQNIVFPPRIEYLATMIEEHAYVLAVEKLLGIRPPRRAEIIRIILAELSRIASHLVWLGTSAIDVNVTSLLMYCFNDRERILDLFEAVSGQRMMHGYMRIGGLQWDIPEEFPARVREVVEEIPRRLEEYERLLSDNLIWRQRTEGVAVLTRQDALRYGCTGPIGRGSGLNYDVRKAFPYGGYEEYDFDVPLGRRGDAYDRYLVRMEEMRQSCRIIRQALDRLEPGPVLIDDRKVALPPRRELVRSMEAVIHQFKLVSEGIHPPPGQVYAAVESPRGEKGYFVVSDGSNRPVRVRVRAPSFHNLQALPVMLFRNYVADVVVAIASIDIVLGDVDR, from the coding sequence ATGTCCGAGCTGGCGCGCGAGGCCATCGTCCTGAACATGGGGCCCCACCATCCCAGCACCCACGGGGTGCTGCGCCTCATGGTGGAGCTGGAGGGCGAGGTCATCCTGCGCGCCGAGCCGGTGATCGGCTACCTGCACACCGGCTTCGAGAAGGAGATGGAAACCCGCACCTACCACCAGAACATCGTCTTTCCCCCGCGCATCGAGTACCTGGCGACGATGATCGAGGAGCACGCCTACGTGCTGGCGGTGGAGAAACTGCTGGGGATCCGGCCGCCCCGCCGGGCCGAGATCATCCGGATCATCCTGGCCGAACTGTCGCGCATCGCCTCGCACCTGGTCTGGCTCGGAACCTCGGCGATCGACGTCAACGTGACCAGCCTGCTGATGTACTGCTTCAACGACCGGGAGCGGATCCTGGACCTCTTCGAGGCCGTCTCCGGCCAGCGCATGATGCACGGCTACATGCGCATCGGGGGGCTGCAGTGGGACATCCCGGAGGAGTTCCCGGCGCGGGTCCGGGAGGTGGTGGAGGAGATCCCCCGGCGCCTGGAGGAGTACGAGCGGCTGCTCAGCGACAACCTGATCTGGCGGCAGCGCACCGAGGGGGTGGCCGTGCTGACGCGGCAGGACGCCCTGCGCTACGGCTGCACCGGACCCATCGGCCGGGGCTCGGGGCTGAACTACGATGTGCGCAAGGCGTTCCCCTACGGCGGCTATGAGGAGTACGACTTCGACGTCCCCCTCGGTCGGCGGGGCGACGCCTACGACCGGTACCTGGTGCGGATGGAAGAGATGCGCCAGTCCTGCCGGATCATCCGTCAGGCGCTGGACCGGCTGGAGCCGGGGCCGGTGCTGATCGACGACCGGAAGGTGGCCCTTCCGCCGCGGCGGGAGCTGGTGCGGAGCATGGAGGCGGTCATCCACCAGTTCAAGCTGGTCAGCGAGGGCATCCACCCCCCGCCGGGGCAGGTCTACGCCGCGGTGGAGTCTCCGCGCGGGGAGAAGGGCTACTTCGTCGTCAGCGACGGCAGCAACCGTCCCGTGCGCGTGCGGGTGCGGGCGCCGTCCTTCCACAACCTCCAGGCGCTGCCGGTGATGCTCTTTCGCAACTACGTGGCCGACGTCGTGGTGGCCATCGCCTCGATCGACATCGTCCTGGGAGACGTGGACCGATGA
- a CDS encoding NADH-quinone oxidoreductase subunit C, which yields MTDRREEVAQAFRGLAEEEVRFRDELTLLVSRDSIRDALVRARDLGFLMLTDLTAVDRHPAEPRFEVVYLLTALDPPARLRLAMRLPGGDPTVPTAVEVYPGANWLEREVYDMFGIRFLGHPDLKRILMPDDWEGHPLRKDYPLVEEPVQFFGHTPKPPSAIIPRTPPRKD from the coding sequence GTGACGGATCGGCGGGAAGAGGTGGCGCAGGCCTTCCGGGGCCTGGCCGAGGAGGAGGTGCGGTTCCGGGATGAGCTGACCCTCCTCGTCTCCCGCGACAGCATCCGGGACGCGCTGGTCCGCGCCCGGGATCTGGGCTTCCTCATGCTCACCGACCTGACGGCGGTCGACCGCCATCCCGCCGAGCCCCGCTTCGAGGTGGTGTACCTGCTGACGGCGCTGGATCCCCCGGCCCGGCTGCGCCTGGCGATGCGTCTGCCCGGAGGCGATCCCACAGTGCCCACCGCGGTGGAAGTGTATCCCGGCGCCAACTGGCTGGAGCGCGAGGTGTACGACATGTTCGGCATCCGGTTCCTGGGGCATCCGGACCTCAAGCGCATCCTCATGCCCGACGACTGGGAGGGCCACCCGCTGCGCAAGGACTACCCGCTGGTGGAAGAGCCGGTGCAGTTCTTTGGCCACACTCCCAAGCCGCCCAGCGCCATCATCCCCAGGACCCCGCCGCGGAAGGACTGA
- a CDS encoding NADH-quinone oxidoreductase subunit B family protein: MISRTRASAEATDAEVAALQRNILTTTVERLVGWARSNSVWPVQFGLACCAIEMISAAQSRYDIARFGSELFRASPRQADLMIVSGRVSQKMAPVVKHIYEQMLEPKWVIAMGDCASCGGVFNNYALVQGVDKLIPVDVYVAGCPPRPEALLYGFTKLQELIAAGPAARSRR, from the coding sequence ATGATCTCCAGGACGCGCGCTTCTGCCGAGGCGACCGACGCCGAGGTCGCCGCTCTGCAGCGCAACATCCTGACCACCACCGTGGAGCGCCTGGTGGGGTGGGCGCGCAGCAACTCCGTATGGCCGGTGCAGTTCGGGCTGGCCTGCTGCGCCATCGAGATGATCTCCGCCGCCCAGTCCCGCTACGACATCGCCCGGTTCGGCAGCGAGCTGTTCCGGGCCTCGCCGCGCCAGGCCGACCTGATGATCGTCTCCGGCCGGGTCAGCCAGAAGATGGCCCCGGTGGTGAAGCACATCTACGAGCAGATGCTGGAGCCGAAGTGGGTCATCGCCATGGGCGACTGCGCCTCCTGCGGCGGCGTCTTCAACAACTACGCCCTGGTGCAGGGCGTGGACAAACTCATCCCCGTGGACGTCTACGTGGCCGGCTGTCCGCCGCGCCCCGAGGCGCTGCTGTACGGCTTCACCAAGTTGCAGGAACTGATCGCCGCCGGTCCCGCGGCCCGGAGCCGGCGGTGA
- a CDS encoding NADH-quinone oxidoreductase subunit A, whose protein sequence is MADYLPIFIYFSFIIALVVALLALHSVLGRGRPLPGKAEPYESGVWPIGSARERVPIRYYLIAMLFLLFDIEAVFLYPWAVVARRLGVFGLIEMLLFVAVLGVGFVYAWRRRALEWQ, encoded by the coding sequence GTGGCGGACTACCTGCCGATCTTCATCTACTTCAGCTTCATCATCGCCCTCGTCGTGGCGCTGCTGGCGCTGCACAGCGTGCTGGGCCGCGGCCGCCCCCTGCCGGGGAAGGCAGAACCCTATGAATCCGGGGTCTGGCCCATCGGCTCCGCGCGCGAGCGCGTGCCCATCCGGTACTACCTCATCGCCATGCTCTTTCTGCTCTTTGACATTGAGGCCGTCTTCCTCTACCCCTGGGCGGTGGTGGCCCGCCGGCTGGGGGTCTTCGGCCTGATCGAGATGCTCCTGTTCGTGGCCGTCCTGGGAGTCGGCTTCGTCTACGCCTGGCGCCGGAGGGCTCTGGAATGGCAATGA
- a CDS encoding cysteine desulfurase family protein, translated as MRVYADHAATTPVDPRVVAAMLPYFSERFGNASSIHAWGQEAREAVERAREILASAIGAAPQEIVFTSGATEADNLALLGAAYAAEHRGKHIVTTAVEHHAVLESCRFLAARGFEITILPVDRFGRVDPDDVRAALRPDTILVSVMHANNEIGTIEPVEEIGRLVRDHGAVMHSDAAQTLGILPVKVDALSVDLLSVSAHKRYGPKGVGALYVRRGTPLARIQHGGAHERNRRAGTENVPGIVGFGEAVRIAEETMAEEAVRLRALRDRLAAGLTAIPGARRNGDPQAGLPGVLSVSFEGTDSESLLVALDLQGVAASSGSACTSGSLEPSHVLAAIGLPPEAAKGTVRFSLGRGTTPAEVDYLLQVTPEIVARVRAALRPADLRR; from the coding sequence ATGCGCGTCTACGCCGACCACGCCGCCACCACACCGGTGGATCCGCGGGTGGTCGCGGCGATGCTGCCGTATTTCTCCGAGCGGTTCGGAAACGCCAGCAGCATCCACGCCTGGGGACAGGAGGCCCGCGAGGCGGTGGAGCGCGCCCGGGAGATCCTCGCCTCCGCCATCGGGGCCGCTCCGCAGGAGATCGTCTTCACCAGCGGCGCCACCGAGGCGGACAACCTGGCCCTGCTGGGGGCGGCGTATGCCGCCGAACACCGGGGGAAGCACATCGTGACGACGGCGGTGGAGCACCACGCCGTCCTCGAGTCGTGCCGCTTCCTGGCCGCCCGCGGCTTCGAGATCACCATCCTGCCCGTGGACCGGTTCGGCCGGGTCGATCCCGACGACGTTCGGGCCGCGCTGCGGCCGGATACGATCCTGGTCAGCGTGATGCACGCGAACAACGAGATCGGCACGATCGAGCCCGTGGAGGAGATCGGCCGACTGGTCCGCGACCACGGCGCGGTGATGCATTCCGACGCCGCGCAGACCCTGGGCATTCTCCCGGTGAAGGTGGACGCGCTGTCCGTGGACCTGCTCTCCGTCTCCGCGCACAAACGGTACGGCCCCAAGGGCGTCGGGGCGTTGTACGTGCGCCGCGGGACCCCGCTGGCTCGCATCCAGCACGGCGGCGCCCATGAACGCAACCGCCGCGCCGGCACGGAGAACGTCCCGGGAATTGTCGGGTTCGGCGAGGCGGTGCGCATTGCGGAAGAGACGATGGCCGAGGAGGCCGTCCGCCTGCGCGCGCTGCGCGACCGTCTGGCCGCGGGGCTGACGGCGATTCCCGGGGCCAGACGCAACGGCGATCCACAGGCCGGCCTGCCGGGGGTGCTCAGCGTCTCCTTCGAGGGGACGGACAGCGAGTCGCTGCTCGTCGCCTTAGACCTCCAGGGGGTCGCGGCGAGCAGCGGATCGGCCTGCACCTCGGGCAGCCTGGAGCCCTCCCACGTGCTGGCGGCGATCGGGCTGCCCCCGGAGGCGGCGAAGGGCACGGTGCGCTTCTCCCTCGGCCGCGGCACCACCCCGGCTGAGGTGGACTATCTGCTGCAGGTCACACCCGAGATCGTCGCTCGGGTGCGGGCGGCGCTGCGCCCCGCGGACCTGCGGCGTTGA
- a CDS encoding MerR family transcriptional regulator: protein MKSQTQPLFTVSVASSLVGVSAGTLRRWEARGLLSPRREPATRRRLYTWRDIERAQQIRYLVLRRRVPLREVKSHLRLLAAREAVRALELPPVRGGTPLVPGIALALSR from the coding sequence ATGAAGTCCCAAACGCAGCCTCTGTTCACTGTCTCCGTCGCCAGCAGCCTGGTGGGCGTCTCTGCCGGCACCCTCCGGCGGTGGGAGGCCCGGGGCCTGCTCTCCCCTCGCCGTGAGCCCGCTACACGGCGGCGCCTCTATACCTGGCGGGACATCGAACGGGCCCAGCAGATCCGCTACCTGGTCCTCCGGCGCCGCGTTCCGCTGCGGGAGGTGAAGAGCCACCTGCGGCTCCTCGCGGCCCGGGAGGCCGTCCGCGCGCTCGAACTTCCCCCCGTCCGCGGCGGCACGCCGCTCGTGCCCGGGATCGCCCTGGCCCTTTCCCGTTGA
- a CDS encoding CoA pyrophosphatase: protein MTEDFFAVVERRLAGIRRRIIADAALRRAAVLLPLFRDGGEICVLFTRRTETVEHHKGQISLPGGEADAADQDPVETALREMEEELGIPRREVRVLGLLDDVHTLVSGFVITPVVGVVPPPTALRVSVEEIAEVLSVPLSVFRDPARRRVEVRMGPAGEQVEVSFFEYGPYVIWGATARIMRTFVAAAFGE from the coding sequence ATGACTGAAGACTTCTTCGCCGTGGTGGAGCGCCGCCTGGCGGGGATCCGCCGGCGGATCATCGCAGACGCCGCGTTGAGACGCGCCGCCGTCCTCCTTCCCCTGTTCCGGGACGGGGGGGAGATTTGCGTCCTGTTCACCCGGCGGACCGAGACGGTGGAGCACCACAAAGGACAGATCTCGCTGCCGGGCGGAGAGGCGGACGCCGCCGACCAGGACCCGGTGGAGACCGCGCTGCGGGAGATGGAGGAGGAGTTGGGGATTCCCCGGAGGGAGGTACGGGTGCTGGGACTGCTGGACGACGTCCATACCCTCGTCAGCGGCTTCGTCATCACCCCTGTCGTGGGCGTCGTTCCCCCTCCCACCGCCCTGCGGGTCAGCGTGGAGGAGATCGCCGAGGTGCTCTCTGTTCCTCTGAGCGTGTTTCGAGATCCCGCCCGGCGGCGTGTCGAGGTGCGGATGGGGCCGGCGGGCGAGCAGGTCGAGGTCTCCTTCTTCGAGTACGGGCCGTACGTGATCTGGGGGGCCACGGCCCGCATCATGCGAACCTTCGTCGCCGCGGCTTTCGGCGAATAG
- the thyA gene encoding thymidylate synthase, whose product MVVYKPFEERTVDTQYRDLLQRILTSGEEVPTRQGVPALRVVGHLMRFPLDNGFPLITERDLVSRPRTRPSPFHQAVAEICAFLNGAQTREELEAFGCYWWADWVTAEECAKFDLSPGDLGPGSYGAAFRRFPTAEGGVFDQVAHLVAQIKTAPHLRHHELTPWIPQYLLQGDGRRRRAVVPPCHGWIHVHVNPGTRSLILSHRQRSADAPVGLVFNLIHYGALALMLGQVTGYRPTELVYFIDDAHIYLNQIKDVEELLSTSPQRLPTVRLDPTVRDLFAFRPEHFAVTDYFPQLPRRRIPTPV is encoded by the coding sequence ATGGTCGTCTATAAACCCTTCGAGGAACGGACCGTCGATACCCAGTACCGGGACCTGCTGCAGCGGATCCTCACCTCCGGAGAGGAAGTCCCCACGCGGCAGGGAGTTCCGGCGCTCCGCGTGGTCGGCCACCTGATGCGCTTCCCGCTGGACAACGGCTTCCCCCTCATCACGGAACGCGACCTCGTGAGCAGACCGCGGACGCGCCCCTCTCCCTTCCACCAGGCCGTGGCGGAGATCTGCGCCTTTCTCAACGGGGCGCAGACGCGGGAGGAACTGGAGGCCTTCGGCTGCTACTGGTGGGCCGACTGGGTCACGGCGGAGGAGTGCGCGAAGTTCGATCTGTCTCCCGGGGATCTGGGACCGGGCTCCTACGGTGCGGCCTTTCGGCGCTTCCCCACCGCCGAGGGGGGGGTCTTCGATCAGGTGGCGCACCTCGTGGCGCAGATCAAGACCGCCCCCCACCTGCGCCATCACGAGCTGACCCCCTGGATCCCCCAGTACCTGCTCCAGGGCGACGGCCGCCGGCGCCGGGCGGTGGTGCCGCCCTGCCACGGGTGGATCCACGTCCACGTCAACCCCGGCACCCGGAGCCTCATCCTGAGCCACCGCCAGCGCAGCGCGGACGCGCCGGTGGGACTGGTCTTCAACCTGATCCACTACGGGGCTCTGGCCCTCATGCTGGGGCAGGTCACGGGGTACCGGCCGACGGAACTGGTGTATTTCATCGACGATGCCCATATCTACCTGAATCAGATCAAGGACGTCGAGGAGTTGCTGTCCACCTCTCCCCAGCGCCTGCCGACGGTGAGGCTCGACCCCACGGTCCGCGATCTCTTCGCCTTCCGCCCGGAGCACTTCGCCGTCACCGACTACTTCCCGCAGCTCCCGCGCCGGCGGATCCCGACACCGGTATGA
- a CDS encoding dihydrofolate reductase has protein sequence MILSLVVAVADNDVIGLAGDLPWRLRTDLRRFRELTWGRTVIVGRRTHDAIVRRLGGPLPGRRTIVLSRRRAAAEGCAVAASWEEALALVQGEDEVFVIGGAEVYRLALPYAQRIYRSRVHAAPDGDTVFPELDPAQWRVLRATAHPRGAGDDFDHTFEILERAAVPVR, from the coding sequence ATGATCCTCTCCCTGGTCGTCGCCGTCGCCGACAACGACGTCATCGGGCTGGCCGGGGACCTCCCCTGGCGCCTGCGGACCGACCTTCGACGGTTTCGGGAGTTGACCTGGGGGCGCACCGTGATCGTGGGACGCCGGACCCACGACGCCATCGTGCGACGGCTGGGCGGCCCGCTGCCGGGGCGCCGCACCATCGTCCTCTCGCGCCGGCGGGCGGCCGCGGAGGGGTGCGCGGTGGCGGCGTCGTGGGAGGAGGCGCTGGCCCTGGTCCAGGGGGAAGACGAGGTGTTCGTCATCGGCGGCGCGGAGGTCTACCGTCTGGCCCTGCCCTATGCGCAGCGCATCTACCGCTCGCGCGTGCACGCCGCGCCGGACGGGGACACCGTGTTCCCCGAGCTCGATCCCGCGCAGTGGCGGGTGCTCCGGGCCACGGCGCACCCGCGCGGCGCCGGGGACGACTTCGACCACACCTTCGAGATCCTGGAACGCGCCGCCGTCCCCGTCCGGTGA
- a CDS encoding fumarylacetoacetate hydrolase family protein, translated as MRLCTYQIKGDARLGIVVGEAVVDLHAVARRRKMRDLPREMLGLIAEVPAAALRALAREAERWVAAGRPTVPLRSARLLAPIPRPRKNIVCMGRNYAEHAREGGNEPPAAPVFFTKPPTAVVGPDAPVIHHAVTEQLDYEVELVAVIGRRGRDIPEERALDYVFGYTIMNDVTARDLQDRHLQWFKGKALDTFAPLGPWIVHRSAIPDPQRLRLSLRVNGEVRQQSTTAHMIFPVARLISVLSAGMTLEPGDLLATGTPEGVAKGMKPPRWLRPGDVMEAEVEGIGVLRNRVVAPR; from the coding sequence ATGCGCCTGTGCACCTACCAGATCAAGGGAGACGCCCGGCTCGGTATCGTCGTGGGCGAGGCGGTCGTCGATCTGCACGCGGTGGCCCGCCGCCGCAAGATGCGAGACCTGCCCCGGGAGATGCTGGGGCTCATCGCCGAGGTCCCCGCCGCCGCCCTGCGCGCGCTGGCCCGCGAGGCGGAGCGGTGGGTGGCGGCCGGGCGCCCGACCGTCCCGCTCCGATCGGCCAGACTGCTGGCACCGATTCCCCGGCCGCGGAAGAACATTGTCTGCATGGGTCGCAACTACGCCGAGCACGCCCGGGAAGGGGGGAACGAGCCGCCCGCGGCGCCGGTCTTCTTCACCAAGCCGCCCACCGCGGTGGTCGGCCCCGACGCCCCCGTGATCCACCATGCCGTGACCGAGCAGCTGGACTACGAGGTGGAGCTGGTGGCCGTGATCGGCCGCCGCGGCCGGGACATCCCGGAGGAGCGGGCGCTGGACTACGTCTTCGGCTACACCATCATGAACGATGTCACGGCGCGCGATCTCCAGGACCGCCACCTGCAGTGGTTCAAGGGCAAGGCGCTGGACACGTTCGCGCCCCTGGGCCCCTGGATCGTCCACCGCTCGGCGATCCCCGACCCCCAGCGCCTGCGCCTGTCGCTGCGCGTCAACGGCGAGGTGCGCCAGCAGTCCACCACGGCGCACATGATCTTCCCCGTGGCCCGGCTGATCTCGGTGCTGTCGGCCGGCATGACCCTCGAACCGGGGGACCTGCTGGCCACGGGCACGCCGGAGGGCGTGGCCAAGGGGATGAAACCTCCGCGGTGGCTGCGGCCGGGCGACGTGATGGAGGCGGAGGTGGAAGGGATCGGCGTCCTCCGCAACCGCGTCGTCGCGCCGCGCTGA
- a CDS encoding IclR family transcriptional regulator → MDSVPDSGTLKTLQKAIELLRCFDAVHPVLGISDLSRRLGLPRSVVYRIATTLKSGGLLEQEAGSRRYRIGIGLFDLGARYTHRHRWLPLVLEALKDLVASTGHTGYIGVLAGPDVVVLASEAGAHRVRLVVKPGERFPAYATAIGKALLARLPDEEVARLYARTPLTPLTRATLREIPALLAELARTRTRRYAVADQETFDGIKAAGIGFASAADGESFALSVSYPIAGVSRQDERRIVEALLLRGERLGRALGDRWWNTEARRPRR, encoded by the coding sequence GTGGACTCTGTTCCTGATTCTGGAACACTCAAGACGCTGCAGAAGGCCATCGAACTCCTCCGCTGTTTCGATGCCGTCCACCCGGTGCTCGGCATCTCCGACCTCAGCCGCCGCCTGGGCCTGCCGCGCAGCGTGGTGTACCGCATCGCCACCACGCTGAAATCGGGAGGTCTCCTGGAACAGGAGGCCGGGTCGCGACGGTATCGCATCGGCATCGGGCTGTTCGATCTGGGGGCCCGCTACACGCACCGCCACCGATGGCTGCCGCTGGTCCTGGAGGCGCTGAAGGATCTGGTCGCCTCCACCGGCCACACCGGGTACATCGGCGTCCTGGCCGGCCCCGACGTCGTGGTGCTGGCCTCGGAGGCCGGCGCCCACCGGGTGCGTCTCGTGGTCAAACCGGGCGAGCGTTTCCCGGCGTACGCCACGGCGATCGGCAAGGCGCTGTTGGCCCGCCTGCCGGATGAGGAGGTGGCCCGCCTCTACGCCCGCACCCCGTTGACCCCACTGACCCGGGCCACCCTGCGCGAGATCCCGGCGCTCCTTGCCGAACTCGCGCGGACCCGGACCCGGCGCTACGCCGTCGCCGACCAGGAGACCTTTGACGGAATCAAAGCCGCGGGCATCGGATTCGCCAGTGCCGCAGACGGGGAGTCCTTCGCCCTCAGCGTCTCCTATCCGATCGCCGGTGTCTCCCGGCAAGACGAGCGGCGCATCGTCGAGGCCCTGCTCCTGCGGGGCGAGCGCCTGGGCCGGGCATTGGGCGACCGCTGGTGGAACACGGAAGCGAGGAGGCCGCGCCGGTGA
- a CDS encoding ABC transporter permease codes for MNAVALPGIRGDIRSLGAAVQGRPYLALAALPVAFFGVFLLYPLALMFLVSIRNYAPAQIVGDRITLENYLRFLLDPFYRRILLSTLRLAAVVSATALLLAYPLAYYLSRTTSRAKGWLIFLLLTPLMVGIVVRTYGWIVLLGRSGTVNQLLLALGVVREPVRILFTETAVVLGLIEVLLPYMIFPLISALQKVDPTLEAAAATLGAGPLEVLRRVVLPLSLPGIVSGTVIVFTLSAGAIVTPAILGGPRTQTMGTLIYQLMTATLNWPFGSAVAFILLAFEAFPVFLFFAVTARGRGGRGP; via the coding sequence GTGAATGCCGTCGCGCTGCCCGGCATCCGGGGCGACATCCGCTCCCTGGGTGCGGCGGTGCAGGGCCGGCCCTACCTGGCGCTGGCGGCGCTTCCTGTGGCCTTCTTCGGGGTCTTTCTCCTCTACCCGCTGGCGCTGATGTTCCTCGTCAGCATCCGGAACTACGCGCCGGCCCAGATCGTCGGGGACCGCATCACGCTGGAGAACTACCTGCGGTTTCTCCTCGACCCGTTCTATCGTCGGATCCTGCTCTCCACCCTCCGGCTGGCGGCGGTGGTGAGTGCGACCGCCCTGCTCCTCGCCTATCCCCTGGCCTACTACCTCTCCCGCACGACCAGCCGGGCCAAGGGGTGGCTCATCTTCCTGCTGCTGACGCCGCTCATGGTCGGGATCGTCGTCCGCACCTACGGCTGGATCGTCCTGCTGGGACGCAGCGGGACCGTCAACCAGCTGCTGCTGGCCCTGGGCGTGGTCCGGGAACCGGTGCGCATCCTGTTCACGGAGACGGCCGTCGTCCTGGGCCTGATCGAGGTCCTCCTGCCCTACATGATCTTTCCCCTGATCTCCGCGCTGCAGAAGGTGGATCCCACGCTGGAAGCGGCGGCCGCCACCCTGGGTGCCGGCCCGCTGGAGGTGCTGCGGCGGGTGGTGCTGCCCCTCAGTCTGCCCGGCATCGTCTCGGGCACGGTGATCGTCTTCACCCTGTCCGCGGGCGCGATCGTGACCCCGGCCATCCTGGGCGGCCCGCGCACGCAGACCATGGGAACGCTGATCTACCAGCTCATGACCGCCACGTTGAACTGGCCCTTCGGCTCCGCGGTCGCCTTCATCCTCCTGGCCTTCGAAGCCTTCCCCGTCTTCCTCTTCTTCGCCGTGACGGCCCGGGGGCGGGGAGGGAGAGGACCGTGA
- a CDS encoding ABC transporter permease: MPLRALGRLYLVSVFAFLLAPVVVAVLTSFNPTRLNLFPPQGVSLTWYREFLQAENFTHAFVAVSLKLALIVAVVTGLLALPAAYALSRYRFRGRTLLQTLFLSPMMVPQMVVGIALLLFFARHTFADELRIVVGHTLIALPIAVRAITASLEGSDPQLEEAALSLGANPLQTFTRVTAPLIGSGLLAAMLFAFTLSFTDVNVALFLTGPRTTTLPVEVFAYLRWESTPIIAAIAAVQVAMILAIALVINRLAGLDAVVRY, encoded by the coding sequence ATGCCGCTCCGGGCGCTGGGACGCCTCTATCTTGTGTCGGTCTTTGCCTTTCTCCTCGCCCCCGTCGTGGTCGCCGTGCTCACGTCCTTCAACCCCACCCGGCTGAACCTGTTCCCGCCGCAGGGGGTCTCGCTGACGTGGTATCGGGAGTTCCTCCAGGCCGAGAACTTCACCCACGCCTTCGTCGCCGTGAGCCTGAAACTGGCCCTGATCGTCGCCGTCGTCACGGGGCTCCTGGCCCTGCCCGCGGCGTATGCGCTCAGCCGCTATCGGTTCCGGGGGCGCACCCTGCTCCAGACGCTGTTCCTCTCGCCGATGATGGTCCCCCAGATGGTGGTGGGGATCGCCCTGCTGCTGTTCTTTGCCCGCCACACCTTCGCCGACGAGCTCCGCATCGTGGTCGGCCACACGCTGATCGCTTTGCCCATCGCCGTCCGGGCCATCACGGCCAGCCTGGAGGGCAGCGATCCCCAGCTGGAGGAGGCGGCCCTGAGCCTGGGCGCCAATCCCCTGCAGACCTTCACCCGCGTCACGGCGCCGCTCATCGGCTCCGGGCTGCTGGCCGCGATGCTGTTCGCCTTTACCCTCTCCTTCACCGACGTGAACGTGGCCCTGTTCCTCACCGGCCCGCGGACCACGACGCTGCCGGTGGAGGTGTTCGCCTACCTCCGCTGGGAGAGCACGCCCATCATCGCCGCGATTGCCGCGGTGCAGGTGGCGATGATCCTGGCCATCGCCCTGGTGATCAACCGGCTGGCCGGGCTGGATGCCGTGGTCAGGTACTGA